In Papaver somniferum cultivar HN1 chromosome 1, ASM357369v1, whole genome shotgun sequence, a genomic segment contains:
- the LOC113275805 gene encoding uncharacterized protein LOC113275805 — protein sequence MDKDLMLTVLKSGNTSKEIWDHLQRLFQDNKGSRAATLEGKFVNLKFIDCNDVDDYCDKLKALANRLSDLDFPMNDKRLLDRTATLLPTPVIPMRPSPGPPTAYSPNWAPHWNSSSTSHSPNWAPHWNAPPSPFPTVPSWASQQHPSLRGRGRQSRGRGSGVDAAHEQPVHRKRMLLPPRNIYNQRILPKHTAP from the exons atggaCAAAGATTTGATGCTTACTGTTCTCAAATCCGGAAACACATCAAAAGAGATTTGGGATCATCTCCAACGTCTTTTTCAAGACAACAAAGGTAGTCGTGCCGCAACCCTTGAGGGTAAGTTTGTAAACTTAAAATTTATTGATTGTAATGATGTGGATGATTACTGTGATAAGCTAAAGGCGCTTGCAAATCGATTAAGTGACCTTGATTTTCCCATGAACGATAAACGATTG TTGGATCGCACAGCAACACTGCTGCCAACCCCTGTCATCCCAATGCGGCCAAGCCCAGGTCCTCCAACAGCCTACTCGCCTAACTGGGCTCCTCACTGGAACAGTTCATCCACATCCCATTCACCGAACTGGGCTCCCCACTGGAATGCCCCACCGAGCCCATTCCCAACTGTACCGAGCTGGGCTTCTCAGCAGCACCCTTCTCTTCGAGGACGAGGCCGTCAGTCCCGTGGGCGAGGCAGTGGCGTGGACGCAGCCCATGAACAACCCGTTCACCGCAAGCGTATGTTACTCCCACCACGGAATATCTACAACCAACGGATATTGCCGAAGCATACAGCTCCATGA